Proteins found in one Fusarium keratoplasticum isolate Fu6.1 chromosome 12, whole genome shotgun sequence genomic segment:
- a CDS encoding AB hydrolase-1 domain-containing protein → MRAFQFAVSALALPAVLGAINDFDTWEHGRVALNDVSIHFRYAGSGPPALLVHGNPQHSLTWQFIGPILAQNYTVIAPDNRGAGDSSIPPDGNYSATASAADLKGVLDFLNVSSAYVFAHDKGVGMATALAIQHPSLVKRLAIAEYPLPGFGYEQSSNPAPYWDLYQNWQLAFFQVPDLAEFLMSGKEKQFLEWYFFHGSYSGPASFSEDTVNRYTSSISKPGFLRAMLGPFSSATVYEDSQFFQSKLNGSRLRVPLLGMGGEASLGIRSILRQSFEPISSNLQLDIIPKAGHWIADENPRWTARRVAKFFEEDNSTLASIDLSYLEDLVTLDVGFFGTRRNLALGQQ, encoded by the exons ATGCGAGCATTTCAGTTTGCCGTCTCCGCTCTCGCCTTGCCGGCAGTCCTAGGAGCGATAAACGACTTTGACACCTGGGAACATGGCCGCGTTGCTTTGAACGACGTTAGCATACACTTTCGATATGCCGGCTCTGGTCCACCAGCTCTGCTCGTTCATGGAAACCCTCAGCATAGCTTGACGTGGCAGTTCATCGGTCCCATTCTCGCCCAAAATTACACGGTCATTGCCCCCGACAACCGGGGCGCCGGAGATTCAAGCATTCCCCCTGACGGAAACTACAGTGCGACAGCATCAGCTGCTGACCTGAAGGGCGTTTTGGATTTTCTGAATGTCTCTTCGGCATACGTTTTTGCGCACGACAAAGGCGTCGGCATGGCCACGGCCCTCGCCATCCAGCACCCAAGCTTGGTCAAGAGACTTGCCATCGCCGAATATCCCCTCCCAGGATTCGGATATGAGCAAAGCTCCAACCCGGCGCCCTATTGGGATCTTTATCAGAACTGGCAActcgccttcttccaggTTCCCGACTTGGCAGAGTTTCTCATGTCGGGCAAAGAGAAGCAATTTCTGGAATGGTACTTTTTCCACGGCAGCTACTCCGGTCCCGCAAGCTTTAGTGAGGATACGGTGAACAGGTACACTTCAAGTATCTCAAAGCCAGGATTCCTCAGAGCAATGCTTGGCCCTTTTTCAAGCGCGACTGTTTACGAAGACTCTCAGTTCTTCCAGTCAAAGTTGAATGGAAGCCGTCTGAGGGTGCCGCTTCTCGGAATGGGAGGTGAAGCAAGTCTGGGAATTAGATCCATTCTTCGTCAATCTTTCGAACCAATTTCCTCAAATCTTCAGCTCGACATTATTCCAAAAGCTGGCCATTGGATTG CCGATGAGAACCCAAGATGGACTGCACGCCGTGTCGCCAAGTTTTTTGAAGAGGATAATTCGACGCTAGCTAGCATTGACTTGTCTTATTTGGAAGACCTGGTGACTCTTGATGTTGGATTCTTTGGCACGCGAAGAAACCTTGCTC
- a CDS encoding VOC domain-containing protein yields MSKSRAVVKALDHLVLTCTDVGATANWYAKHLGMKVETFRPPSDPTVARTALKFGIQKINLHQKGKEFEPKAKTALPGTADLCFVVDDSVNLDDLLKNFGNEGIEVLEGRRIVARTGAQGPIQSLYVRDPDENLIELSSYANREIDQV; encoded by the exons ATGTCGAAATCACGAGCCGTCGTCAAGGCCCTTGACCACCTTGTCCTCACTTGCACCGACGTAGGCGCCACAGCCAACTGGTATGCCAAACATCTCGGCATGAAAGTCGAGACATTCAGACCACCATCCGACCCTACCGTTGCGAGGACAGCGTTAAAGTTCGGCATCCAAAAGATCAATCTCCATCAGAAAGGAAAGGAGTTTGAACCAAAAGCAAAGACTGCGCTGCCTGGTACTGCGGACCTCTGCTTTGTAGTCGACGATAGTGTGAACCTCGACGACCTACTCAAGAATTTCGGGAATGAAGGGATTGAGGTTCTGGAAGGGAGACGGATTGTGGCTCGGACAGGAGCCCAAGGGCCAATACAGAGCCTGTATGTTCGTGACCCAGACGAAAATTTGATCGA GTTGTCATCTTATGCCAATCGGGAAATCGACCAAGTCTAA
- a CDS encoding Lactamase-B domain-containing protein yields MSDSPKQPFAFPRVSLLPSGFLTLPEHFFCADQRDKSIRNTVPSMSFLIHHPSSDFKLVFDLGMRRNLDEYPADIQPHLSTRLPIHTFPDASESLRRGGLTPSSINAVILSHVHYDHVGTPSDFENAYFIVGSGTHHLLQHGMNYHSAAKFEKDLLPIGRVIELQEPRRPGSESDGGSARPANPRLAQLVPGVSHDWKPFEPFENVIDLFGDSLILIVDSPGHLIGHTNLLVRVAQDQYVYFAGDACHHRRILDGVTEMSEWVENGMNVCIHMDKALAAETVRNIRQIRDEGLEGVPQVEVILAHDGEWFDQHQDAIFPGYFTA; encoded by the coding sequence ATGTCCGACTCACCAAAGCAACCGTTCGCGTTTCCGCGAGTATCTCTACTCCCGAGCGGGTTTCTCACACTCCCCGAGCACTTCTTCTGCGCCGACCAGCGAGATAAATCTATCCGAAATACTGTTCCATCCATGTCATTTCTGATCCATCATCCCAGTTCAGACTTTAAGCTGGTCTTCGACCTCGGCATGCGGAGGAACCTGGATGAATACCCTGCAGACATTCAACCTCATCTGTCCACACGATTACCGATCCACACATTTCCAGATGCCAGTGAATCTTTGCGACGAGGTGGTTTGACTCCATCCAGCATCAACGCTGTTATTCTCAGCCATGTTCACTACGATCATGTGGGCACGCCCAGCGACTTCGAAAACGCGTATTTCATCGTCGGATCTGGGACCCACCATCTTCTACAACATGGGATGAACTATCATTCTGCAGCCAAGTTTGAGAAAGATCTTCTTCCAATCGGTCGCGTGATTGAATTACAAGAACCTCGACGCCCAGGCTCAGAGAGCGATGGTGGATCTGCACGGCCAGCAAATCCACGACTTGCTCAACTGGTGCCCGGTGTTTCTCATGACTGGAAACCATTTGAACCATTCGAGAACGTAATAGACCTCTTCGGCGATAGCCTCATCCTCATAGTCGATAGCCCTGGCCATCTCATCGGGCACACGAATCTTCTCGTACGCGTTGCACAGGATCAATACGTGTATTTTGCTGGAGATGCGTGCCATCATCGAAGAATTTTGGATGGTGTGACAGAGATGTCTGAATGGGTTGAAAATGGCATGAATGTTTGCATACATATGGATAAAGCACTTGCAGCCGAAACAGTACGAAACATTAGACAAATTCGCGACGAGGGGCTTGAAGGTGTGCCACAGGTAGAGGTTATTTTGGCGCATGACGGCGAATGGTTCGATCAGCACCAGGATGCCATCTTCCCTGGGTATTTTACGGCTTGA
- a CDS encoding Succinate-semialdehyde dehydrogenase — protein MKSFQEQSLVVPNSTFIAGGWLTVAQDQCFVVYDPATSKPVAYVPDLDSRQCEHAVETAKEARKKLALLTAKDRSRMLRKWFDLVQAAAGDLADIITGENGKPLAEAKGEVKYASDFIDWFSGEAERFDGAVYQSSNHNSRIVTIKQPVGVVGIVTPWNFPAAMVTRKVAAALAAGCPCVIKPAPETPLSAIALAHLAHQAGFPAGSLSIVTTKRHTVQVGKVLTQHPDIRKFSFTGSTAVGKVLAAQCTGTMKRVSLELGGNAAVIVFDDADCEKATEGIMASKFRLSGQTCVCANRVYVHSRIYDKLAATLVTMVKQLRLGAGRDPETTLGPLITEAAVEKVDMHVRDAVARGARVLTGGSRATKLGATFFEPTVLVDVAADSIYATEETFGPLLPLFKFEDEQEVIKLANAPSVGLAGYFFTQDIARAWRVAEALEVGMVGVNTGLISNVASPFGGVKESGQGREGSKLGIEEFLEVKSITFGL, from the exons ATGAAATCATTCCAAGAACAGTCACTTGTCGTACCCAACTCGACCTTTATAGCGGGGGGTTGGTTGACGGTTGCCCAGGATCAATGCTTTGTTGTGTATG ATCCTGCTACGTCAAAGCCTGTGGCATACGTCCCTGATCTAGACTCACGGCAATGTGAGCATGCAGTGGAGACTGCAAAAGAGGCTAGAAAGAAGCTGGCCTTATTGACTGCCAAGGACAGAAGCCGGATGCTTAGGAAGTGGTTTGACCTGGTTCAGGCAGCAGCCGGCGATCTTGCCGACATCATCACAGGAGAAAATGGCAAGCCTCTGGCAGAAGCGAAGGGAGAAGTGAAATACGCTAGCGACTTTATCGACTGGTTCTCTGGTGAAGCAGAGAGATTCGATGGAGCG GTCTACCAATCATCGAATCACAACAGTCGTATTGTCACCATCAAGCAACCGGTAGGCGTCGTTGGCATCGTGACGCCATGGAACTTCCCAGCCGCCATGGTGACAAGGAAGGTCGCTGCAGCTCTCGCAGCGGGGTGTCCATGCGTGATAAAACCAGCCCCCGAAACACCTTTGAGTGCAATTGCCCTGGCTCATCTTGCCCACCAGGCGGGGTTTCCAGCAGGGTCTTTGAGTATTGTAACGACGAAGAGGCACACGGTGCAGGTTGGCAAGGTCTTGACCCAGCATCCAGACATTAGGAAGTTCTCCTTTACTGGCTCTACGGCAGTGGGCAAGGTGCTTGCCGCACAATGCACCGGCACCATGAAGAGGGTCAGTCTGGAGCTTGGTGGGAACGCTGCCGTCATTGtctttgacgatgccgactGCGAGAAAGCCACAGAGGGCATCATGGCGAGCAAGTTTCGCCTCTCAGGGCAGACGTGCGTGTGCGCCAACCGTGTCTATGTTCACTCTAGGATATACGACAAGCTGGCGGCTACGCTCGTTACCATGGTCAAACAGCTCAGGCTCGGGGCTGGACGTGACCCAGAGACCACCCTTGGACCCCTCATCACCGAAGCTGCCGTGGAGAAGGTCGACATGCATGTCCGCGACGCAGTGGCGCGAGGGGCCAGAGTATTGACGGGAGGGTCTCGAGCGACCAAACTTGGAGCAACGTTTTTCGAACCAACAGTTTTGGTTGACGTGGCCGCGGACTCGATATATGCGACTGAGGAGACGTTCGGACCCCTTTTGCCTCTTTTCAAGTTTGAAGATGAGCAAGAAGTCATCAAACTTGCGAATGCTCCTTCAGTTGGTCTCGCGGGTTACTTTTTCACTCAGGACATTGCTCGTGCGTGGCGAGTCGCCGAGGCTCTGGAGGTGGGCATG GTCGGAGTCAACACTGGCCTTATTAGCAATGTCGCCTCACCGTTCGGTGGCGTGAAGGAGAGTGGGCAGGGTCGAGAG GGCTCCAAATTGGGAATTGAAGAATTTCTTGAG GTCAAGAGTATTACATTTGGATTATAG
- a CDS encoding CMD domain-containing protein, whose translation MAGQSNRAELQKGLYEVGMPIRRSVLSDAYVDNALKNGSTEFAKAMQEFTTAFCWGAVWDRPGLDRKQRSLINLSMLAATGKVHELAVHTRGAVNNGVSSTEIREVLVQVCIYMGVPAGMEAFKAAEKVLITMESEGTTIKP comes from the coding sequence ATGGCGGGACAAAGCAACCGAGCCGAGCTCCAGAAGGGCCTCTATGAAGTCGGCATGCCCATCCGTCGCTCCGTCCTCAGCGACGCCTACGTCGACAACGCCTTGAAGAATGGCAGCACCGAGTTCGCCAAGGCCATGCAAGAGTTCACCACAGCCTTTTGCTGGGGAGCAGTGTGGGATCGTCCCGGCCTGGACCGGAAGCAGCGGTcgctcatcaacctctccaTGCTGGCAGCCACCGGCAAGGTCCACGAGCTTGCCGTCCACACCCGGGGTGCTGTGAACAACGGCGTGTCGTCAACTGAGATTCGGGAGGTGCTCGTGCAGGTCTGCATTTACATGGGTGTTCCGGCCGGGATGGAAGCTTTCAAGGCGGCCGAGAAGGTTCTGATTACGATGGAGAGTGAGGGTACGACTATCAAGCCATGA